ttgtggaaaagagaaaGCTTTCTACACCGTGTATTATTCTATCTCTTTCCAACAGGTGCAAACTTTAAGTGGTTGAGTAGGCCCCAGACACATACAAATTAGATCTTAGTTAAGcttgtttttatcataattttgtaaagtaatattcgatttgtattattaaatacgtTACGTCAATTAGGTGGGCGACTGTTCATTAGGATTTGAACTTAATATCCAAGTAAGTCATAACGAATAATTGGTAAGCTTGTTCTTTTTATAGTGTGTCACATTCGCACAAAACCATGCAACCGTTTTCGACACGCGATGTTGCATTCGTTTCGCTTGGCTGGTTAAGACGTTAGTAACCTCCTTGCGTGTCGCTACTTCGAAAGACACATCTTTTTACTTATTCATATGACGTCAAACAATTCTTCTACAGTCAAATATCATTGACATCATTATACAATTGTTAGCCTAACCTTTGATACGCTCAGGTACAGCGCTGTTTGTCTATTGCATAAAATGTCTGGACACCAAATGCTGTCTAAGAATACGCGGTActgtataaattacaattacaatcaGACTactcaaaattaaacattatctGTATTACATTACAACTTAGATTCCATTAATGattttacatttaacattatGCAATATCGAGTAGATTGTagtacataaaacatttaaaatctcTGGTTTAAAAATTTCTTActatatacaaaacaaaacaacagagATATGATTAAAAGAAGTTACTCTCAGTAAATCTATTCAGTGtacacatttaatattaattactatttagaCGAAACACTAACACTCTAGACATTTACCTAATTTATGTAATctgtatcaaaaatatattgtattggaaaagtaattctttatttaacaGTTTATGTGTGATCTGTTATCATTGGCCAAGACGTTCATCTCACAACCAGGCTTAATTGCTAGACATGACTCCGTTGATCTTGAGTTTCTTGACGCGGCGTGTTGTGGCCTCGCCGTCCGAGCTGTCGGTGTCATGTGAGTCGCCCTCCGACTTGACTCCGAGCCCTAGCTCGTGAGCGTCGGAGTAGTTGCCGGATTGTCGGGCCTTCTCTAATGCTCGTACTGAAAGAGGATACaagatttttgtattaattatgtacatatgtatgtatatctaaATGTGAAcgttgaatttttaattaggtTATTAAGCTAATTCTTTCCCACAACTATTTATGTGTGTGTTAAAATTTGGATTTAGATTCTTCAGCTCCTCACGTAAAATCCTAACATTAAATTAAGTGGGATAGAGCCAAATTGACTATTTGGAGCCTTTTCGTCTCCATAGCATCCGAGAACACTAAATAAGCTCTGTTGTATTTTTAAGGTACTTGTGCTCAGTTGccttattaaatagttttgaatttcTAAAACACGTTAATGCAGTACTTCTATATTAAATTGGTAAACTTACTTTGTGACTCCAGTATTGTATTTTGTCTCTTTAAGTCATCAATATCCTGTTGGTGTGAATTGTTTTTCCTTCTCATAAACTGTATGTATTCAGCtgccttttttaatatttgtgctCGACTTgccttaaataaaaacactatttgaTAAAATGCTGAAAGATTGAAAAATTATACcaaaaagcaatttattaaaacaatacaatttcaaaatacttcagattaattaatcagttttataagcatttgaaaatgtaatttcttaACACTGATGTTCCTTAAAC
The window above is part of the Trichoplusia ni isolate ovarian cell line Hi5 chromosome 11, tn1, whole genome shotgun sequence genome. Proteins encoded here:
- the LOC113498715 gene encoding protein max-like isoform X4, encoding MMSDDDRDIDIESDAEKRAHHNALERKRRDHIKDSFTSLRESVPALQNEKVASRAQILKKAAEYIQFMRRKNNSHQQDIDDLKRQNTILESQIRALEKARQSGNYSDAHELGLGVKSEGDSHDTDSSDGEATTRRVKKLKINGVMSSN
- the LOC113498715 gene encoding protein max-like isoform X1 yields the protein MMSDDDRDIDIESDAENDSDSRSHARNSVGGSGYYSQAEKRAHHNALERKRRDHIKDSFTSLRESVPALQNEKVVCSKIASRAQILKKAAEYIQFMRRKNNSHQQDIDDLKRQNTILESQIRALEKARQSGNYSDAHELGLGVKSEGDSHDTDSSDGEATTRRVKKLKINGVMSSN
- the LOC113498715 gene encoding protein max-like isoform X2; the protein is MMSDDDRDIDIESDAENDSDSRSHARNSVGGSGYYSQAEKRAHHNALERKRRDHIKDSFTSLRESVPALQNEKVASRAQILKKAAEYIQFMRRKNNSHQQDIDDLKRQNTILESQIRALEKARQSGNYSDAHELGLGVKSEGDSHDTDSSDGEATTRRVKKLKINGVMSSN
- the LOC113498715 gene encoding protein max-like isoform X3, whose translation is MMSDDDRDIDIESDAEKRAHHNALERKRRDHIKDSFTSLRESVPALQNEKVVCSKIASRAQILKKAAEYIQFMRRKNNSHQQDIDDLKRQNTILESQIRALEKARQSGNYSDAHELGLGVKSEGDSHDTDSSDGEATTRRVKKLKINGVMSSN